A genomic window from Silene latifolia isolate original U9 population chromosome 11, ASM4854445v1, whole genome shotgun sequence includes:
- the LOC141613315 gene encoding protein FAR1-RELATED SEQUENCE 5-like — protein MRIFVRENSIPATNVHASDIMVVLPLKDATDSIATANVDALMNNDIPPVLPLTNAPETPEVGSENTIFGFPSCPEDLKPINGMIFSNLEDGIDFYNKYAKVCEFIPRLDSTKLLMGLLHTSVVCVCNKEGKSRNKGTKRKRTVTRTGCEAKVSFKRNDTGEYQIYDFVEIHTHAMVTPATMVHIKPSRNLNLFHKKIIMDNSRVNHGPVDSFRMFKEYVKGYKNVGASLEYFKNFSRDVKKYITEYDAELLLETFMQKKAMSPSFYFNFEVDDEKRLSKVFWAYPISIKNYALFGEAVSFDATYNFNEYKMVFCPFTGVDNHKRCVTFAGGLLRKEDGESFTWLFENFVKVMGDCYPTTIITDQCKGINQAVKDVFRDKTQHRLSMWHIMKKLPDKVGPTICQNTNFLKEINSIVWDGEIDTQEFELRWKSILSSYELSDHEWLKSMFDIRSS, from the exons ATGAGAATTTTCGTGAGAGAAA ATAGTATACCTGCTACTAATGTCCATGCCTCAGATATAATGGTTGTACTTCCCTTGAAAGATGCAACAG ACAGTATAGCTACTGCTAATGTCGATGCTTTAATGAACAATGATATACCTCCTGTGCTTCCATTGACTAATGCACCCG AAACCCCAGAAGTTGGTTCTGAAAACACAATTTTTGGATTCCCAAGCTGTCCAGAAGATCTAAAACCAATCAACGGTATGATATTTTCAAATTTGGAAGATGGAATAGATTTTTACAACAAATATGCAAAAGTTTGTGAGTTTATTCCAAGGTTAGATTCAACAAAATTGTTAATGGGATTGTTACACACAAGcgttgtgtgtgtgtgtaataAAGAAGGCAAAAGTAGGAACAAGGGGACTAAAAGAAAGAGAACTGTTACGAGAACAGGATGTGAAGCTAAGGTTAGTTTTAAGAGAAATGATACCGGTGAATACCAAATTTATGATTTTGTTGAGATACACACACATGCAATGGTTACACCAGCTACAATGGTTCATATAAAACCATCTAGGAATTTGAATCTCTTTCACAAGAAAATTATCATGGATAATTCAAGGGTAAATCATGGTCCGGTGGATTCCTTTAGAATGTTTAAAGAATATGTAAAAGGGTACAAAAATGTTGGGGCTTCTTTAGAATATTTCAaaaacttttcaagagatgttaAGAAATATATCACGGAATATGATGCTGAGTTGTTATTGGAGACTTTCATGCAAAAGAAGGCTATGTCTCCATCATTTTATTTCAACTTTGAGGTGGATGATGAAAAAAGATTAAGTAAGGTTTTTTGGGCATATCCAATCTCAATTAAAAACTATGCCCTTTTTGGTGAAGCCGTCTCTTTTGATGCTACTTATAACTTCAATGAATATAAAATGGTGTTTTGTCCGTTCACGGGTGTGGACAACCATAAAAGATGCGTCACTTTTGCGGGTGGTTTGTTAAGAAAGGAAGATGGAGAATCATTTACCTGGTTGTTTGAGAATTTTGTGAAGGTTATGGGTGATTGCTATCCTACTACAATTATAACTGACCAATGCAAAGGCATCAATCAAGCTGTAAAAGATGTGTTTCGTGACAAAACACAACACCGATTAtccatgtggcatataatgaaaaagTTGCCAGACAAAGTCGGGCCAACAATTTGCCAAAACACaaactttttgaaggaaataaatTCTATTGTTTGGGATGGAGAGATTGATACACAAGAATTCGAATTGAGATGGAAATCGATCCTTTCTTCGTATGAGCTTTCTGATCATGAGTGGCTGAAGTCAATGTTTGACATTCGTTCAAGTTGA
- the LOC141613316 gene encoding uncharacterized protein LOC141613316 yields the protein MDREKDKVYKVDLSGNKFSCLCKMFERIGLLCKHVLWVLRDRRFDDIPREYLLDRWSKYATCHPIFNVAGTTLLADYMSIENHQSKISELWSEVFTSVSLVEDNEELGDELLELLRSFNEKLMISVKRGKSKNKKAEIEMLIGSKIPTEASVLPPEKCKNKGSGRRITSNKEKAVQENAKPLRNIVLAVK from the coding sequence ATGGACCGCGAGAAAGACAAGGTATACAAAGTTGATTTAAGTGGTAATAAATTTTCTTGTTTGTGTAAGATGTTTGAAAGAATTGGGTTACTTTGTAAGCATGTTCTGTGGGTGTTAAGAGATAGAAGGTTTGATGATATACCTAGGGAGTATCTATTAGACAGATGGAGCAAATATGCAACATGCCATCCTATTTTTAATGTTGCTGGAACAACCCTCCTAGCTGATTATATGTCAATAGAAAACCACCAAAGCAAGATAAGTGAATTGTGGTCGGAAGTATTTACTTCAGTTTCTCTTGTTGAAGATAATGAGGAACTTGGTGATGAGCTGCTTGAACTTCTTCGCAGTTTCAACGAGAAATTGATGATTTCAGTTAAGCGTGGGAAGTCAAAAAACAAGAAAGCTGAAATTGAGATGCTTATTGGGTCGAAAATACCGACTGAAGCTAGTGTTCTACCACCAGAAAAGTGTAAGAATAAGGGATCAggaagacggattacttcaaacAAGGAAAAGGCAGTACAAGAAAATGCCAAGCCTTTGAGGAATATCGTGCTTGCGGTGAAATGA